A stretch of the Pelmatolapia mariae isolate MD_Pm_ZW linkage group LG23, Pm_UMD_F_2, whole genome shotgun sequence genome encodes the following:
- the LOC134621076 gene encoding C2 calcium-dependent domain-containing protein 4C translates to MWVLDKIRGSVESGVLRQGENGDKKGGTPAYSNVLTPDKIPDFFIPPKLVSCPPEPEIPAVKPKESLHPSTSEHTIGSGKISSPRSPRLVAKIAGDTKNLLRAANRHIIQIESADDVVAGDTNADPQSQTAMSLPYVPKTQTSYGFATLKESPHTRRKESLFHCELTSPITSPNTQRKTPGRSSDTGNHLNPADFNTSHMNPYRYFSGGESDTCSSAESSPFSSPLLSRSASLLKIFTHETQAKVVKAKRTFARHSSLSTDECSSAEPSPNVQRRLHVPTYHGGAGASDHGLHQEHTINLHKGGTVRISVNYDSSTSRLLIRVLAAESLYDKHFDMKSINCCVSVYLNPGKLQKQRSNIIKNSRNPVFNEDFFFDSISSTQVKSLSVKFKVVNKGTSLKRDTLLGEREVPLGKLLSGV, encoded by the coding sequence ATGTGGGTTCTGGATAAGATCCGCGGGTCGGTGGAGAGTGGTGTTCTGCGACAGGGGGAGAACGGGGACAAGAAGGGTGGCACCCCGGCCTACAGCAACGTCCTCACTCCCGACAAGATCCCAGATTTTTTTATTCCTCCGAAGTTGGTGAGCTGCCCCCCAGAGCCCGAGATTCCCGCCGTAAAGCCCAAAGAAAGCCTGCACCCGTCCACCTCTGAGCACACCATCGGTAGTGGGAAGATCAGCAGCCCGAGAAGCCCACGTCTGGTAGCCAAGATTGCAGGAGACACCAAGAACTTGCTGAGAGCTGCAAACCGCCACATTATACAGATAGAGAGTGCTGATGATGTGGTGGCTGGAGACACTAACGCAGACCCCCAGTCGCAGACTGCAATGTCTCTGCCTTATGTCCCCAAGACCCAGACGTCCTACGGGTTTGCTACCTTGAAGGAAAGCCCCCACACGCGCCGTAAAGAGTCGCTGTTCCACTGCGAGCTCACCAGTCCCATCACCTCCCCAAATACGCAGAGGAAGACTCCGGGCAGAAGCAGCGACACGGGAAACCACCTGAATCCAGCTGACTTTAACACCTCTCACATGAATCCCTACCGATACTTCAGCGGCGGAGAGAGCGACACCTGCTCCTCAGCCGAGTCCTCCCCTTTCAGCTCCCCTCTGCTCTCTCGCTCCGCGTCCCTGCTCAAGATCTTCACCCATGAGACGCAGGCCAAAGTGGTGAAAGCCAAGCGGACTTTCGCGCGCCACAGCTCCCTCTCCACCGACGAGTGCAGCTCGGCCGAGCCCAGCCCCAACGTCCAGCGACGGCTCCACGTCCCCACCTATCACGGCGGCGCTGGAGCTTCCGACCACGGCCTCCATCAGGAGCACACCATCAACCTGCACAAAGGCGGGACAGTGCGGATCAGCGTCAACTACGACTCCAGCACCTCCCGCCTTCTCATCCGCGTCCTGGCGGCGGAGAGTCTATACGACAAGCACTTCGACATGAAGAGCATCAACTGCTGCGTGTCTGTCTACCTGAACCCCGGCAAGCTGCAGAAGCAAAGGAGCAACATCATCAAGAACAGCCGCAACCCGGTCTTTAACGAGGACTTCTTCTTCGACTCCATAAGTTCGACTCAGGTGAAGAGCCTCTCCGTGAAGTTCAAGGTGGTGAACAAAGGCACCAGCCTCAAGAGGGACACCTTGCTGGGAGAGCGAGAGGTGCCTCTGGGGAAGTTGCTCTCAGGGGTTTAA